One part of the Alosa alosa isolate M-15738 ecotype Scorff River chromosome 4, AALO_Geno_1.1, whole genome shotgun sequence genome encodes these proteins:
- the LOC125293854 gene encoding immunoglobulin superfamily member 1-like isoform X2, with translation MARLKALLITVIKVLFCLMQESKTEGNIPKPKITQTPAVNVIYTTEKMTLECSVQGDSSGLEYIWQKGDERLPDSPTYIIPSADQSHSGDYRCKVKKGNNTSDLSDTLSLSVADGRPKPQLTKEPASVSVFYTKDSVTLKCSITEDSEGWTYLWYKGQDKKHIPNSGSKSQHTLSSVVPADGGPYWCQVERAGFKSDHSDSLPLVIKELPQTTLVMQTKWTKVFPTEVVKMECDIQPPSPDWICKYYKNGQVYQTSDCMLNLQFANTGDSGDYKCIGTLRSLQTQPSNPIGVHVYGGRPKPQLTQEPASVSVFYTNESVTLKCNITEDSEGWTYLWYKGQDKKHILNTGSKSQLTLSSVAPADGGSYWCQAERSGFKSEHSDFLSLVIKDFPQTKLVMQTKWTKFFPSEVVNMKCDIMPPSPDWICKYYRDDQDLQTSDCMLNLQSVNTGDSGVYKCIGTLRSLETQHSNPIKVHVYGHPPTLLLSVDPTEPPIYTKENVTLTCGVTEEQEGWTYMWYKGSDQKTPVSSERVFTIPSVQRSHNGEYKCQVKRENFSSGYSDSHGLTIEEPPVPTLERLSNWAKVFPTEKVSMKCNGIPTSPGWTFKWYRTQHLLRGKNKNTDTLLMDSVVLEDTGEYTCQGVHKRQLETVVSNSISIHVYDNKAVPTLSQQQNDTSVYVEEQVTFMCEVKIDSTDWEYQWFQNSPQEKIRDVDPRNATYTIQSASVKDHGSFWCKTKRGAYVSELSTTIEIKILARPTTVVNLETGWADILSVDSLTLLCEVDNTSVTWNYTWYKEDEEMANETQKALHIKATKENYRSKYSCRGIRSDRPTYSMRSEAFIANNIVLKRQILLAISGCLVVGIVLIVLGCIYFKFTRKPEEESKPEPDLFFTFAELKKHIGSETELCLAETVDNKPLTAEKTEDPPVLSDELLKEAKESQNKEETDGLLKSFKGL, from the exons CCCGACTCCCCCACCTACATTATTCCGTCTGCTGACCAGTCACATAGTGGAGACTACCGGTGCAAAGTAAAGAAAGGCAACAATACTTCAGATCTCAGTGATACACTGTCCTTATCAGTTGCTG ATGGCAGACCGAAACCCCAGTTGACAAAGGAACCTGCGTCTGTCAGTGTGTTCTACACAAAAGACAGTGTCACCCTTAAGTGCAGTATTACAGAAGATTCAGAGGGATGGACCTATTTGTGGTATAAAGGCCAAGACAAAAAACACATTCCCAACTCTGGGTCTAAGAGCCAGCACACCCTTTCCTCTGTGGTACCAGCTGATGGTGGACCATACTGGTGTCAAGTCGAGAGAGCCGGATTCAAATCTGATCATAGTGATTCTTTGCCATTAGTGATCAAGG AGTTGCCTCAAACAACACTGGTCATGCAGACCAAATGGACCAAAGTCTTCCCCACTGAGGTCGTCAAAATGGAGTGTGACATTCAGCCTCCTTCTCCAGACTGGATTTGTAAATATTACAAAAATGGCCAGGTGTATCAAACCAGTGACTGCATGCTTAATCTTCAGTTTGCAAACACTGGTGACTCTGGAGACTACAAATGCATTGGAACCCTCCGCTCTTTGCAAACCCAACCCAGCAACCCCATTGGAGTTCATGTTTATG GGGGCAGACCGAAACCCCAATTGACACAGGAACCTGCGTCTGTCAGTGTGTTCTATACAAATGAAAGTGTCACCCTTAAGTGCAATATCACAGAAGATTCAGAGGGATGGACCTATCTGTGGTATAAAGGCCAAGACAAAAAACACATTCTCAACACTGGGTCTAAGAGCCAGCTCACCCTTTCCTCTGTGGCACCAGCTGATGGTGGATCATACTGGTGTCAAGCCGAGAGATCCGGATTCAAATCTGAACATAGTGATTTTTTGTCATTAGTGATCAAGG ATTTTCCTCAAACAAAACTGGTCATGCAGACCAAATGGACCAAATTCTTCCCCTCTGAGGTTGTGAACATGAAATGTGACATTATGCCTCCTTCTCCAGACTGGATTTGTAAGTATTACAGAGATGACCAGGATTTACAAACCAGTGACTGCATGCTTAACCTTCAGTCTGTAAACACTGGAGACTCTGGAGTCTACAAATGCATTGGAACCCTCCGCTCTTTGGAAACCCAACACAGCAACCCCATAAAAGTTCACGTTTATG GCCATCCGCCAACGCTCTTGTTGTCAGTGGATCCCACTGAGCCACCAATTTACACAAAAGAAAATGTCACACTAACTTGCGGTGTTACGGAGGAGCAAGAAGGATGGACATATATGTGGTATAAAGGCAGTGACCAAAAAACTCCAGTCTCCAGTGAGAGAGTGTTTACAATACCATCTGTTCAACGATCTCATAATGGAGAATACAAGTGTCAGGTTAAAAGAGAGAATTTCTCCTCTGGATACAGTGACTCACATGGATTGACAATTGAAG AGCCACCTGTACCAACATTGGAGCGGCTGTCTAATTGGGCTAAAGTTTTCCCCACTGAGAAAGTGAGCATGAAGTGCAATGGTATTCCAACTTCACCAGGATGGACTTTTAAATGGTACAGAACACAACATCTGCTCCgtggtaaaaataaaaataccgATACACTTTTAATGGACTCTGTTGTGCTTGAAGACACTGGAGAATACACTTGCCAAGGAGTCCATAAACGACAATTGGAAACTGTAGTCAGTAACAGTATTTCCATCCATGTTTATG ACAATAAGGCTGTGCCTACCTTGAGTCAACAACAAAATGACACCTCAGTTTATGTGGAAGAACAAGTGACCTTCATGTGTGAAGTGAAGATTGATTCTACAGACTGGGAATATCAGTGGTTCCAAAATAGTCCTCAAGAGAAAATCCGAGACGTTGACCCAAGAAATGCGACTTACACGATCCAATCTGCTTCTGTGAAAGATCATGGTTCATTTTGGTGTAAAACTAAGAGAGGGGCGTATGTGTCAGAACTTAGCACAACTATAGAAATAAAGATTTTAG CTCGTCCTACAACGGTGGTGAACCTGGAGACTGGGTGGGCAGACATCCTCTCTGTGGACAGCTTGACATTATTGTGTGAGGTAGATAATACAAGCGTCACATGGAACTACACATGGTACAAAGAAGACGAGGAGATGGCAAATGAGACACAAAAAGCTCTTCATATCAAAGCCACCAAGGAAAACTACCGGAGTAAATATAGCTGCAGAGGGATCCGATCCGACCGCCCAACATATTCCATGCGCAGTGAAGCTTTTATAGCAAACAACATTG TTCTCAAAAGGCAAATCCTTCTGGCCATTTCGGGTTGCTTGGTTGTTGGCATAGTCCTCATTGTTCTGGGctgtatatattttaaattcACCCGGAAGCCAG AAGAAGAAAGCAAACCTGAACCAGACCTGTTTTTTACCTTTGCTGAACTTAAGAAGC ATATAGGTTCGGAAACAGAATTGTGCCTAGCGGAAACAGTTGATAATAAACCTCTAACAGCAG AAAAAACTGAAGATCCTCCAGTTCTTTCTGATGAGTTGCTGAAAGAAG CAAAAGAAAGTCAAAACAAAGAGGAAACAGATGGATTATTAAAATCATTTAAAG GCTTGTGA
- the LOC125293854 gene encoding immunoglobulin superfamily member 1-like isoform X1 has product MARLKALLITVIKVLFCLMQESKTEGNIPKPKITQTPAVNVIYTTEKMTLECSVQGDSSGLEYIWQKGDERLPDSPTYIIPSADQSHSGDYRCKVKKGNNTSDLSDTLSLSVADGRPKPQLTKEPASVSVFYTKDSVTLKCSITEDSEGWTYLWYKGQDKKHIPNSGSKSQHTLSSVVPADGGPYWCQVERAGFKSDHSDSLPLVIKELPQTTLVMQTKWTKVFPTEVVKMECDIQPPSPDWICKYYKNGQVYQTSDCMLNLQFANTGDSGDYKCIGTLRSLQTQPSNPIGVHVYGGRPKPQLTQEPASVSVFYTNESVTLKCNITEDSEGWTYLWYKGQDKKHILNTGSKSQLTLSSVAPADGGSYWCQAERSGFKSEHSDFLSLVIKDFPQTKLVMQTKWTKFFPSEVVNMKCDIMPPSPDWICKYYRDDQDLQTSDCMLNLQSVNTGDSGVYKCIGTLRSLETQHSNPIKVHVYGHPPTLLLSVDPTEPPIYTKENVTLTCGVTEEQEGWTYMWYKGSDQKTPVSSERVFTIPSVQRSHNGEYKCQVKRENFSSGYSDSHGLTIEEPPVPTLERLSNWAKVFPTEKVSMKCNGIPTSPGWTFKWYRTQHLLRGKNKNTDTLLMDSVVLEDTGEYTCQGVHKRQLETVVSNSISIHVYDNKAVPTLSQQQNDTSVYVEEQVTFMCEVKIDSTDWEYQWFQNSPQEKIRDVDPRNATYTIQSASVKDHGSFWCKTKRGAYVSELSTTIEIKILARPTTVVNLETGWADILSVDSLTLLCEVDNTSVTWNYTWYKEDEEMANETQKALHIKATKENYRSKYSCRGIRSDRPTYSMRSEAFIANNIVLKRQILLAISGCLVVGIVLIVLGCIYFKFTRKPEEESKPEPDLFFTFAELKKRADIGSETELCLAETVDNKPLTAEKTEDPPVLSDELLKEAKESQNKEETDGLLKSFKGL; this is encoded by the exons CCCGACTCCCCCACCTACATTATTCCGTCTGCTGACCAGTCACATAGTGGAGACTACCGGTGCAAAGTAAAGAAAGGCAACAATACTTCAGATCTCAGTGATACACTGTCCTTATCAGTTGCTG ATGGCAGACCGAAACCCCAGTTGACAAAGGAACCTGCGTCTGTCAGTGTGTTCTACACAAAAGACAGTGTCACCCTTAAGTGCAGTATTACAGAAGATTCAGAGGGATGGACCTATTTGTGGTATAAAGGCCAAGACAAAAAACACATTCCCAACTCTGGGTCTAAGAGCCAGCACACCCTTTCCTCTGTGGTACCAGCTGATGGTGGACCATACTGGTGTCAAGTCGAGAGAGCCGGATTCAAATCTGATCATAGTGATTCTTTGCCATTAGTGATCAAGG AGTTGCCTCAAACAACACTGGTCATGCAGACCAAATGGACCAAAGTCTTCCCCACTGAGGTCGTCAAAATGGAGTGTGACATTCAGCCTCCTTCTCCAGACTGGATTTGTAAATATTACAAAAATGGCCAGGTGTATCAAACCAGTGACTGCATGCTTAATCTTCAGTTTGCAAACACTGGTGACTCTGGAGACTACAAATGCATTGGAACCCTCCGCTCTTTGCAAACCCAACCCAGCAACCCCATTGGAGTTCATGTTTATG GGGGCAGACCGAAACCCCAATTGACACAGGAACCTGCGTCTGTCAGTGTGTTCTATACAAATGAAAGTGTCACCCTTAAGTGCAATATCACAGAAGATTCAGAGGGATGGACCTATCTGTGGTATAAAGGCCAAGACAAAAAACACATTCTCAACACTGGGTCTAAGAGCCAGCTCACCCTTTCCTCTGTGGCACCAGCTGATGGTGGATCATACTGGTGTCAAGCCGAGAGATCCGGATTCAAATCTGAACATAGTGATTTTTTGTCATTAGTGATCAAGG ATTTTCCTCAAACAAAACTGGTCATGCAGACCAAATGGACCAAATTCTTCCCCTCTGAGGTTGTGAACATGAAATGTGACATTATGCCTCCTTCTCCAGACTGGATTTGTAAGTATTACAGAGATGACCAGGATTTACAAACCAGTGACTGCATGCTTAACCTTCAGTCTGTAAACACTGGAGACTCTGGAGTCTACAAATGCATTGGAACCCTCCGCTCTTTGGAAACCCAACACAGCAACCCCATAAAAGTTCACGTTTATG GCCATCCGCCAACGCTCTTGTTGTCAGTGGATCCCACTGAGCCACCAATTTACACAAAAGAAAATGTCACACTAACTTGCGGTGTTACGGAGGAGCAAGAAGGATGGACATATATGTGGTATAAAGGCAGTGACCAAAAAACTCCAGTCTCCAGTGAGAGAGTGTTTACAATACCATCTGTTCAACGATCTCATAATGGAGAATACAAGTGTCAGGTTAAAAGAGAGAATTTCTCCTCTGGATACAGTGACTCACATGGATTGACAATTGAAG AGCCACCTGTACCAACATTGGAGCGGCTGTCTAATTGGGCTAAAGTTTTCCCCACTGAGAAAGTGAGCATGAAGTGCAATGGTATTCCAACTTCACCAGGATGGACTTTTAAATGGTACAGAACACAACATCTGCTCCgtggtaaaaataaaaataccgATACACTTTTAATGGACTCTGTTGTGCTTGAAGACACTGGAGAATACACTTGCCAAGGAGTCCATAAACGACAATTGGAAACTGTAGTCAGTAACAGTATTTCCATCCATGTTTATG ACAATAAGGCTGTGCCTACCTTGAGTCAACAACAAAATGACACCTCAGTTTATGTGGAAGAACAAGTGACCTTCATGTGTGAAGTGAAGATTGATTCTACAGACTGGGAATATCAGTGGTTCCAAAATAGTCCTCAAGAGAAAATCCGAGACGTTGACCCAAGAAATGCGACTTACACGATCCAATCTGCTTCTGTGAAAGATCATGGTTCATTTTGGTGTAAAACTAAGAGAGGGGCGTATGTGTCAGAACTTAGCACAACTATAGAAATAAAGATTTTAG CTCGTCCTACAACGGTGGTGAACCTGGAGACTGGGTGGGCAGACATCCTCTCTGTGGACAGCTTGACATTATTGTGTGAGGTAGATAATACAAGCGTCACATGGAACTACACATGGTACAAAGAAGACGAGGAGATGGCAAATGAGACACAAAAAGCTCTTCATATCAAAGCCACCAAGGAAAACTACCGGAGTAAATATAGCTGCAGAGGGATCCGATCCGACCGCCCAACATATTCCATGCGCAGTGAAGCTTTTATAGCAAACAACATTG TTCTCAAAAGGCAAATCCTTCTGGCCATTTCGGGTTGCTTGGTTGTTGGCATAGTCCTCATTGTTCTGGGctgtatatattttaaattcACCCGGAAGCCAG AAGAAGAAAGCAAACCTGAACCAGACCTGTTTTTTACCTTTGCTGAACTTAAGAAGC GTGCAGATATAGGTTCGGAAACAGAATTGTGCCTAGCGGAAACAGTTGATAATAAACCTCTAACAGCAG AAAAAACTGAAGATCCTCCAGTTCTTTCTGATGAGTTGCTGAAAGAAG CAAAAGAAAGTCAAAACAAAGAGGAAACAGATGGATTATTAAAATCATTTAAAG GCTTGTGA